The following are encoded together in the Streptomyces rapamycinicus NRRL 5491 genome:
- a CDS encoding phosphotransferase: MPRSHVRSAEAAPDGETLSALLRRYDTAGEAVSCEPLTQGLLNRGYHLATTRGRFFLKHHLDGDRTAIARQHRVTQRLEALGVPVAPPVPDADGRTVAVIGGRCYALHPWIDGRHRDGGELTAPQCWRLGGLLGLVHTCLERVMRARTGDRRPPVEAAADPEDTFAVIDELLTLIRGRRNRDTFDELAEHRLVERRTLVERHAHRRPEADAVPVAGWVHGDFHPLNLLYRDTEPAAIVDWDRLGVQPRAEEAVRAAAIFFVRPDGTLELTKVRSYARAYRSAAGAGTSEMAAAVHRVWWERLNDFWMLRWRYQRGDRRADPQFPAAAALVVWWTREYDAVRDAFCG; the protein is encoded by the coding sequence GTGCCGCGCTCACATGTACGCTCCGCCGAGGCCGCTCCCGACGGGGAAACCCTGAGCGCCCTGCTCCGCCGCTATGACACCGCCGGTGAGGCCGTCTCCTGCGAACCGCTCACCCAGGGGCTGCTCAACCGGGGCTACCACCTCGCCACCACCCGCGGCCGGTTCTTCCTCAAACACCACCTCGACGGCGACCGCACCGCCATCGCCCGCCAGCACCGCGTCACCCAGCGGCTGGAGGCGCTCGGGGTGCCCGTCGCCCCGCCGGTCCCCGACGCCGACGGCCGTACGGTCGCCGTCATCGGCGGCCGCTGCTACGCGTTACACCCCTGGATCGACGGGCGGCACCGCGACGGCGGTGAGCTGACCGCCCCGCAGTGCTGGCGGCTGGGCGGGCTGCTCGGGCTCGTCCACACCTGCCTGGAGCGCGTCATGCGGGCCCGTACGGGCGACCGCAGGCCGCCCGTGGAGGCCGCCGCCGACCCCGAGGACACCTTCGCGGTCATCGACGAGCTGCTCACGCTGATCCGGGGGCGCCGGAACCGCGACACCTTCGACGAGCTCGCCGAACACCGGCTGGTCGAACGGCGGACACTGGTGGAGCGGCACGCCCACCGCCGCCCCGAGGCGGACGCCGTCCCCGTCGCCGGCTGGGTGCACGGCGACTTCCACCCGCTGAACCTGCTCTACCGCGACACCGAACCGGCCGCCATCGTCGACTGGGACCGGCTCGGGGTGCAGCCGCGCGCCGAGGAGGCGGTCCGGGCCGCCGCGATCTTCTTCGTACGGCCCGACGGCACCCTGGAGCTCACCAAGGTGCGGTCCTACGCGCGGGCGTACCGCTCCGCGGCGGGAGCCGGGACCTCGGAGATGGCCGCGGCCGTGCACCGGGTGTGGTGGGAGCGGCTCAACGACTTCTGGATGCTGCGCTGGCGCTACCAGCGCGGGGACCGGCGCGCGGATCCGCAGTTCCCGGCGGCCGCCGCGCTGGTGGTGTGGTGGACCCGGGAGTACGACGCGGTCCGCGACGCCTTCTGCGGGTGA
- a CDS encoding protein kinase domain-containing protein: MAQTQSAQGPSEPDASGSGMPDTPEVWGNGGLVGDGRYRLTSRLGRGGMAEVFAAEDLRLGRTVAVKLLRADLAEDPVSKARFTREAQSVAGLNHHAVVAVYDSGEDTVGQNTVPYIVMELVEGRTIRDLLLNAEAPPPDQALIIVSGVLEALAYSHQHGIVHRDIKPANVIITHSGAVKVMDFGIARALHGAQSTMTQTGMVMGTPQYLSPEQALGKAVDHRSDLYATGCLLYELLALRPPFTGETPLSVVYQHVQDTPVPPSETSGTVPPELDGLVMRSLAKDPDDRFQSAEEMRGLVQYALQMLHEAGGHTGMWNTGPVTQHLGAATPAMGTPGVGATTALPHPGHGETSQQPIVTGPHGGGGGYHGGSGRRKGRGRVWLIAVLAVIAVAAGVAFALNAGDKDGGKKPGKHQTSVTQEKTEKPTDEPSDDSGDETAPSDDGNTSGDTGSDYTPTANPTPTYEDDPTGEPTDPETDPGTGEPTGEETTPGGGEEPTQPTDPETDPGTTEPTGGTAGATDGGAGTP; encoded by the coding sequence ATGGCACAGACCCAGAGCGCCCAGGGGCCCTCCGAACCTGACGCCAGCGGGTCCGGTATGCCGGATACGCCCGAGGTGTGGGGTAACGGAGGACTTGTCGGCGATGGTCGATATCGGCTTACCAGTCGACTCGGCCGCGGCGGTATGGCGGAGGTGTTCGCCGCCGAGGACCTCCGGCTCGGCCGTACGGTCGCGGTGAAGCTGCTCCGCGCCGACCTGGCCGAGGACCCGGTGTCCAAGGCCCGCTTCACCCGCGAGGCACAGTCCGTGGCCGGGCTGAACCACCACGCCGTGGTGGCGGTCTACGACTCCGGCGAGGACACGGTCGGCCAGAACACCGTGCCGTACATCGTCATGGAGCTGGTCGAGGGCCGGACCATCCGCGATCTGCTGCTCAACGCCGAGGCCCCGCCGCCGGACCAGGCGCTGATCATCGTCTCCGGGGTGCTGGAGGCGCTCGCCTACAGCCATCAGCACGGCATCGTGCACCGTGACATCAAGCCCGCCAACGTGATCATCACCCACAGCGGTGCGGTCAAGGTCATGGACTTCGGCATCGCCCGCGCCCTGCACGGCGCGCAGTCCACGATGACCCAGACCGGCATGGTCATGGGCACACCGCAGTACCTCTCGCCGGAGCAGGCCCTCGGCAAGGCCGTGGACCACCGCTCCGACCTCTACGCCACCGGCTGTCTGCTCTACGAGCTGCTGGCGCTGCGCCCGCCGTTCACCGGGGAGACCCCGCTGTCGGTGGTGTACCAGCACGTCCAGGACACCCCGGTGCCCCCGTCGGAGACCTCCGGCACCGTGCCGCCGGAGCTGGACGGCCTGGTCATGCGCTCCCTCGCCAAGGACCCGGACGACCGGTTCCAGAGCGCCGAGGAGATGCGCGGACTGGTCCAGTACGCGCTCCAGATGCTCCACGAGGCCGGCGGCCACACCGGCATGTGGAACACCGGCCCGGTCACCCAGCACCTGGGCGCCGCCACCCCCGCCATGGGCACGCCCGGCGTCGGGGCCACCACCGCGCTGCCGCACCCGGGTCACGGCGAGACCTCCCAGCAGCCGATCGTCACCGGCCCCCATGGCGGTGGCGGCGGCTACCACGGCGGTTCCGGCCGCCGTAAGGGCCGCGGCAGGGTCTGGCTGATCGCGGTGCTCGCGGTGATCGCGGTCGCGGCGGGGGTCGCCTTTGCCCTCAACGCCGGCGACAAGGACGGCGGGAAGAAGCCGGGCAAGCACCAGACGTCGGTCACCCAGGAGAAGACGGAGAAGCCGACCGACGAGCCGAGCGACGACTCGGGCGACGAGACGGCCCCGAGCGACGACGGGAACACCTCCGGGGACACGGGCAGCGACTACACCCCGACCGCGAACCCGACGCCGACGTACGAGGACGACCCCACGGGCGAGCCCACGGACCCGGAGACGGACCCGGGCACCGGTGAGCCGACCGGCGAGGAGACCACCCCGGGCGGCGGCGAGGAGCCCACCCAGCCGACGGACCCGGAGACCGACCCGGGCACCACCGAGCCCACCGGTGGCACGGCGGGCGCCACGGACGGCGGCGCCGGGACACCCTGA
- a CDS encoding protein kinase domain-containing protein, with the protein MSQYGASGRYQGHSLANGRYQLRDLLGEGGMASVHLAYDTVLDRQVAIKTLHTELGREQSFRERFRREAQAVAKLTHTNIVSVFDTGEDAMDGSLMPYIVMEYVEGQPLRSVLDGDVRQYGAMPTEKALKITSDVLAALEISHEMGLVHRDIKPGNVMMTKRNVVKVMDFGIARAMQSGVTSMTQTGMVVGTPQYLSPEQALGRGVDARSDLYSVGIMLFELLTGRLPFDADSPLAIAYAHVQEEPVAPSSINQSIPPAVDALVARALKKNPNERFPTAEAMRDECARVARTGQTGASPIIISGGPPARSGSGVGSAVFPPIDQQTPAPGPGSVQTPYQPQHSPGQFGAFGPSTPPPPVGQAPSTTPLGQAGYQTPTPSYQGPSTPPPYSISPSTPSGSGGGRGNKGVIIGSAVVAAIAVIAVILVIALSGDGEGSKNESKGGGGGGKSASPTAPDKASGFRMGDKTKTIETKKCTDAYEDTDEKGTYSVPDFQNLYIDSVKKCIRAAGWKYRVVPQDENLWGKGTVLNYTYRNYEPYNPKTDTIELTVSTGNPE; encoded by the coding sequence ATGAGCCAGTACGGCGCATCGGGCAGGTATCAAGGCCACTCTCTGGCGAACGGCCGCTATCAGCTGCGTGACCTGCTGGGCGAGGGCGGCATGGCCTCCGTTCACCTGGCCTATGACACCGTGCTGGACCGCCAGGTCGCGATCAAGACTCTCCACACCGAGCTGGGACGCGAGCAGTCCTTCCGCGAGCGGTTCCGCCGCGAGGCCCAGGCGGTGGCGAAGCTCACGCACACCAATATCGTCTCGGTCTTCGACACCGGCGAGGACGCCATGGACGGCTCGCTGATGCCGTACATCGTCATGGAGTACGTCGAGGGTCAGCCACTGCGCTCGGTTCTGGACGGCGACGTCCGGCAATACGGCGCGATGCCGACCGAAAAGGCACTGAAGATCACCAGCGATGTGCTGGCGGCGCTCGAGATCAGCCATGAGATGGGGCTGGTCCACCGCGACATCAAGCCGGGTAACGTGATGATGACCAAGCGTAATGTGGTCAAAGTCATGGACTTCGGCATCGCCCGCGCCATGCAGTCCGGAGTCACCTCCATGACCCAGACCGGCATGGTCGTCGGCACCCCGCAGTACCTCTCGCCCGAGCAGGCGCTGGGCCGCGGCGTGGACGCCCGCAGCGACCTGTACTCGGTCGGCATCATGCTCTTCGAGCTGCTGACCGGCCGGCTGCCGTTCGACGCGGACTCGCCGCTGGCCATCGCGTACGCGCACGTCCAGGAGGAGCCGGTCGCGCCCTCCTCGATCAACCAGTCCATTCCCCCGGCGGTGGACGCGCTGGTCGCCCGCGCCCTGAAGAAGAACCCGAACGAGCGCTTCCCGACCGCCGAGGCCATGCGCGACGAATGCGCACGAGTCGCCCGTACCGGGCAGACCGGCGCCTCCCCGATCATCATCAGCGGCGGCCCCCCGGCCCGCAGCGGCTCCGGTGTCGGCTCGGCGGTCTTCCCGCCGATCGACCAGCAGACGCCCGCGCCCGGACCCGGCAGCGTCCAGACGCCCTACCAGCCGCAGCACTCCCCCGGGCAGTTCGGCGCCTTCGGCCCGTCCACCCCGCCGCCCCCGGTCGGCCAGGCGCCGTCCACGACACCGCTGGGGCAGGCGGGCTACCAGACCCCGACGCCGTCGTACCAGGGCCCCAGCACCCCGCCGCCGTACAGCATCTCGCCCTCGACGCCGTCAGGGAGCGGGGGCGGCAGGGGCAACAAGGGCGTGATCATAGGCTCGGCCGTCGTCGCGGCCATCGCGGTCATCGCCGTGATCCTGGTCATCGCGCTCAGCGGCGACGGCGAGGGCTCCAAGAACGAGAGCAAGGGGGGCGGCGGTGGCGGCAAGTCGGCGTCGCCGACGGCCCCCGACAAGGCCTCGGGCTTCCGCATGGGCGACAAGACCAAGACCATCGAGACGAAGAAGTGCACCGACGCGTACGAGGACACCGATGAGAAGGGCACGTACTCGGTGCCCGACTTCCAGAACCTCTACATCGACTCGGTGAAGAAGTGCATCCGCGCGGCGGGCTGGAAGTACCGCGTGGTGCCCCAGGACGAGAATCTGTGGGGCAAGGGCACCGTCCTCAATTACACGTACCGGAACTACGAGCCGTACAACCCCAAGACGGACACCATCGAGCTGACCGTCTCCACCGGCAACCCGGAGTAG
- a CDS encoding bacterial proteasome activator family protein, translated as MNQPMNERAQESPHVLVVGPDGMALGGLTPSSGEGSGDDESREVPVTDMVEQPAKVMRIGSMIKQLLEEVRAAPLDEASRVRLKEIHSSSVKELEDGLAPELIGELERLSLPFTDEAVPTEAELRIAQAQLVGWLEGLFHGIQTTLFAQQMAARAQLEQMRRALPPGIGGGEEDEDMPKPGGARSGPYL; from the coding sequence ATGAACCAGCCGATGAACGAACGAGCGCAGGAGAGCCCGCACGTCCTGGTCGTCGGTCCGGACGGCATGGCACTCGGCGGCCTCACTCCTTCTTCTGGCGAGGGCAGCGGTGACGACGAGTCGCGCGAGGTTCCCGTGACGGACATGGTCGAACAGCCGGCGAAGGTCATGCGGATCGGCAGCATGATCAAGCAGCTTCTGGAGGAGGTCCGTGCCGCACCTCTCGACGAGGCCAGCCGGGTCCGGCTCAAGGAGATCCACTCCAGCTCGGTGAAGGAGCTGGAGGACGGGCTGGCGCCCGAGCTGATCGGGGAGCTGGAGCGGCTGTCGCTGCCCTTCACGGACGAGGCGGTGCCCACCGAGGCGGAACTGCGCATCGCCCAGGCCCAGTTGGTCGGCTGGCTGGAGGGGCTGTTCCACGGCATCCAGACCACCCTGTTCGCCCAGCAGATGGCGGCGCGCGCCCAGCTGGAGCAGATGCGCAGGGCGCTGCCGCCGGGGATCGGCGGGGGCGAGGAGGACGAGGACATGCCCAAGCCGGGCGGCGCCCGCTCGGGGCCGTACCTCTGA
- a CDS encoding NAD(P)H-quinone oxidoreductase, whose amino-acid sequence MHAITIPEPGGPEALVWAEVPDPVPGEGEVLVDVAAAGVNRADVLQRQGHYPPPPGASPYAGLECSGRISALGPGVTGWAVGDEVCALLAGGGYAEKVAVPSGQLLPLPEGVDLVTAAALPEVTATVWSNVFMISHLRPGETLLVHGGSSGIGTMAIQLAKAVGARVAVTAGGPEKLTACQELGADILIDYREQDFVEEIRRATDGAGADVILDIVGAKYLARNLETLALNGRLAIIGLQGGVKAELNLATLLSKSAAVTATGLRGRSLAQKSAIIAAVREHVWPLIGGGRVRPIVDSTVPMREASEAHRLLESSTHVGKILLTT is encoded by the coding sequence ATGCATGCGATCACGATTCCCGAACCCGGTGGCCCCGAAGCCCTGGTATGGGCGGAGGTCCCCGATCCCGTGCCCGGTGAGGGCGAGGTCCTGGTCGACGTGGCGGCCGCCGGCGTCAACCGCGCGGATGTGCTCCAGCGCCAGGGCCACTACCCGCCGCCGCCCGGGGCCTCGCCCTACGCCGGTCTGGAGTGCTCGGGCCGGATCTCGGCGCTCGGCCCCGGCGTCACCGGCTGGGCGGTGGGCGACGAGGTGTGCGCCCTGCTCGCGGGCGGTGGCTACGCCGAGAAGGTGGCGGTTCCCTCGGGGCAGCTGCTGCCCCTCCCCGAGGGCGTGGACCTGGTCACGGCCGCGGCGCTGCCCGAAGTGACCGCCACCGTATGGTCCAACGTCTTCATGATCTCCCATCTCCGGCCGGGGGAGACGCTGTTGGTGCACGGCGGATCGAGCGGCATCGGCACCATGGCGATCCAGCTCGCGAAGGCGGTCGGGGCGCGGGTCGCGGTGACCGCGGGCGGCCCGGAGAAGCTGACCGCCTGCCAGGAACTGGGCGCCGACATCCTGATCGACTACCGCGAGCAGGACTTCGTCGAGGAGATCCGCCGGGCCACCGACGGCGCGGGCGCGGACGTCATCCTGGACATCGTCGGCGCGAAGTACCTCGCCCGGAATCTGGAGACGCTCGCCCTCAACGGACGGCTGGCGATCATCGGGCTCCAGGGCGGGGTGAAGGCCGAGCTGAACCTGGCCACCCTGCTGTCCAAGAGCGCCGCCGTGACGGCCACCGGGCTGCGGGGCCGCTCGCTGGCGCAGAAGTCGGCGATCATCGCGGCGGTACGGGAGCACGTCTGGCCGCTGATCGGGGGCGGCCGGGTCCGCCCGATCGTCGACAGTACCGTCCCGATGCGGGAGGCCTCTGAGGCCCACCGGCTGCTGGAGTCCAGTACGCATGTGGGCAAGATCCTGCTGACGACCTGA